Proteins from a single region of Campylobacter sp. RM16704:
- a CDS encoding two-partner secretion domain-containing protein, which produces MSKNKLSNQLLYYKKLTNHIYLSGITVSLLFSPLMAINPNQLPSGGKFTHGTTGSININGNTMNINGTTPNKNHVIQWGGGFNIGKDAQVHFGKGQNGHNYLNIAHGTSKSTIAGLLNANGNNVFLINPNGVIITKTGTINANRFVASTSSMDSAAMQNFANMNNFNDGLSFSPVFKPNKLGNVVNMGNIKADNITLQGNKVVLGSENYNNINKVMAKNIKLEGNEVYVDVASIDGNTLQGLNVDAKTKGNAYLNANGYYYNPYSFSVFSKISGNNNFKKDAYVGIGSDVDWWHFAKGWNENKAGFRTSASEYRLTKDIDFGGNNNKNYANYCIDGLGCTSMIVGYDAYNGFTKTFDGQGYTLKNINIDTSSLSSESEYVGIFGYINDATIKNINVDYMGGGIRTNTYAGGFAGSASGTFSNISLNNIGNISGNSNGDQSFVAGFAGFAGGTFSNISLNNIGDISGYHAGGFAGWLAGIFTNISLHDIGNISGNKSHGIAGGFAGSYENDSTFKNIYIFFNPNAKISGRAPGKFFGQPFWTAHLNNIHIYHSRNDLTNAITDRNYWGNTNDKIQIHTYNNSNQQSSYQDFLSKANTISRPTPPSNPTTPPNLTDTNVKLDENDLHQNIVNEIINDITNNHYEINIANLLNMLKEKTNYTNMNEEQKANFIAKYFLKGNTTKALEVVQSLDFLLAYENNGLSTASNDKFEANGLSVKNTLVTNTKKVIKNKNDLFDFLSGDLKNLVVDYNQNITDLKTAQEQLKTAIAKYNDYVKKVNENPSLKNDATLNSLKAEVDRLNNLSKELFASINDNQELLQTWQSKTSTDSNNHFKIKGEFKNLALLTPNLDEVIVNGNENEDYKKVSRQVANAQKQTPTFEYEENEKEEVEETALMQKGKICIVSDNFKTMNPCIVRSF; this is translated from the coding sequence ATGTCAAAAAATAAATTATCAAATCAATTATTGTATTATAAAAAACTTACAAATCATATCTACCTTTCAGGTATAACAGTATCTTTACTTTTTTCTCCACTTATGGCAATTAATCCAAATCAATTACCAAGTGGAGGTAAATTTACTCATGGAACAACAGGTAGTATAAACATTAATGGTAATACTATGAATATTAATGGAACAACACCAAATAAAAATCATGTTATTCAATGGGGTGGTGGATTTAATATAGGTAAAGACGCACAAGTTCATTTTGGAAAAGGACAAAATGGGCATAATTATCTAAACATTGCTCATGGAACAAGTAAATCTACTATAGCTGGTTTATTAAATGCTAATGGTAATAATGTATTTTTAATCAATCCTAATGGAGTAATCATTACTAAAACAGGAACTATCAATGCTAATCGCTTTGTGGCTTCTACTTCATCTATGGATAGTGCAGCTATGCAAAACTTTGCTAATATGAATAATTTCAATGATGGTTTAAGCTTTTCACCTGTATTTAAACCTAATAAATTAGGTAATGTGGTTAATATGGGTAATATTAAAGCAGATAATATTACCCTACAAGGTAACAAGGTAGTATTAGGCTCTGAAAACTATAACAACATAAATAAAGTTATGGCTAAAAATATAAAACTAGAAGGTAATGAAGTTTATGTAGATGTAGCTAGTATAGATGGCAATACTTTACAAGGTCTAAATGTTGATGCAAAAACAAAAGGTAATGCATATTTAAATGCTAATGGATATTATTATAATCCATATTCTTTTAGTGTGTTTTCAAAGATTAGTGGAAATAATAACTTTAAAAAAGATGCATATGTAGGTATAGGTTCTGATGTAGATTGGTGGCATTTTGCTAAAGGGTGGAATGAAAACAAAGCAGGATTTAGAACTAGTGCTAGTGAATATAGACTTACTAAAGATATAGATTTTGGTGGTAATAACAATAAAAACTATGCTAATTATTGTATAGATGGTTTAGGTTGTACTTCTATGATAGTTGGCTATGATGCTTATAATGGTTTTACCAAGACCTTTGATGGACAAGGCTATACTTTAAAAAATATTAATATAGATACAAGCTCTTTAAGTAGTGAATCTGAATATGTTGGTATATTTGGTTATATTAATGATGCAACTATTAAAAATATTAATGTGGATTATATGGGTGGCGGGATAAGAACTAACACCTATGCTGGTGGTTTTGCTGGTAGTGCTAGTGGAACCTTTAGCAATATTTCTTTAAATAATATAGGTAATATTAGTGGTAATAGTAATGGTGATCAAAGCTTTGTTGCTGGTTTTGCTGGTTTTGCTGGTGGCACCTTTAGCAATATTTCTTTAAATAATATAGGGGATATTAGTGGTTATCATGCTGGTGGCTTTGCCGGTTGGCTTGCTGGAATTTTTACTAACATCTCTTTGCATGATATAGGAAATATTAGTGGTAATAAATCTCACGGCATTGCTGGTGGTTTTGCTGGTAGTTATGAAAATGATTCTACTTTTAAAAATATCTATATATTTTTTAATCCAAATGCAAAGATAAGTGGTAGAGCTCCTGGTAAATTTTTTGGTCAACCATTTTGGACTGCACACCTTAATAATATTCACATTTACCATAGCAGAAATGATTTAACTAATGCAATTACAGATAGAAATTACTGGGGTAATACCAATGATAAAATCCAAATTCACACTTACAATAACTCAAATCAACAAAGTTCATACCAAGACTTTTTATCTAAAGCAAATACTATAAGCAGACCTACCCCACCATCTAACCCAACTACCCCACCTAATCTTACAGATACTAATGTAAAATTAGATGAAAATGATTTACACCAAAACATAGTCAATGAAATCATAAATGATATTACCAATAATCATTATGAAATTAACATAGCTAATTTACTTAATATGCTTAAAGAAAAAACTAACTATACTAATATGAATGAGGAACAAAAAGCTAACTTTATAGCTAAATACTTTCTAAAAGGAAATACAACAAAAGCTTTAGAAGTAGTTCAAAGTTTAGACTTTCTTTTAGCTTATGAAAACAATGGCTTAAGTACTGCAAGTAATGATAAATTTGAAGCAAATGGTTTAAGTGTTAAAAACACTTTAGTAACTAATACTAAAAAAGTAATCAAAAACAAAAATGATTTATTTGATTTTTTAAGTGGTGATTTAAAAAATTTAGTTGTTGATTATAATCAAAACATAACAGATTTAAAAACAGCTCAAGAACAATTAAAAACAGCTATAGCTAAATATAATGACTATGTTAAAAAAGTCAATGAAAATCCTAGCTTAAAAAATGATGCAACTTTAAATTCTTTAAAAGCTGAAGTAGATAGATTAAACAATCTTAGTAAAGAACTTTTTGCTAGTATAAATGATAATCAAGAATTATTACAAACTTGGCAAAGCAAAACAAGCACTGATTCAAATAATCACTTTAAAATAAAAGGTGAGTTTAAAAACTTAGCCTTACTTACACCTAATTTAGATGAAGTAATAGTTAATGGTAATGAAAATGAAGACTATAAAAAAGTATCACGCCAAGTAGCTAATGCTCAAAAACAAACACCTACTTTTGAATATGAAGAAAACGAAAAAGAAGAAGTAGAAGAAACAGCCCTAATGCAAAAAGGAAAGATTTGTATAGTAAGTGATAATTTTAAAACTATGAATCCTTGCATAGTTAGAAGTTTTTAA
- the prfA gene encoding peptide chain release factor 1 — translation MLADKLKPFLTRFDELNTLLSDVNISNDISKMTALSKEQKNLEPIVAKAQEYLKTLDDIEENKLLLSDVELGELAKEELKNLEILKPQLEEELKILLLPKDPNDDKNIFLEIRAGTGGDEASLFVGDLVKAYIRYAENRDYKYEIVSSSEGSVGGFKEIIILIKGNGAYSRLKYEGGTHRVQRVPETESQGRVHTSAITVAIMPEVDDVEIQINPNDLKIDVMRSSGHGGQSVNTTDSAVRITHIPTGLVVVNQDGKSQHKNKESAMKVLKARLFEIQEQERLAKESEARKSQVGSGDRSERIRTYNFPQNRISDHRINLTLYRLDAILEGGLFDEIIEPLIAYYQAEALKQENL, via the coding sequence ATGTTAGCTGACAAACTCAAACCTTTTTTAACACGCTTTGATGAGTTAAACACTCTTCTTAGTGATGTCAATATCTCTAATGATATTTCTAAAATGACAGCTCTATCTAAAGAGCAAAAAAATTTAGAACCTATAGTAGCAAAAGCACAAGAATACCTTAAAACTTTAGATGATATAGAGGAAAATAAACTTCTATTATCTGATGTAGAATTAGGTGAGTTAGCAAAAGAAGAACTTAAAAATCTCGAAATTTTAAAACCTCAACTTGAAGAAGAATTAAAAATTCTTTTACTACCAAAAGATCCAAACGATGATAAAAATATATTCTTAGAAATTCGTGCAGGAACAGGTGGCGATGAAGCTTCTTTATTTGTTGGAGATTTAGTTAAAGCTTATATACGCTATGCAGAAAATCGTGACTATAAATACGAAATCGTTAGCTCAAGCGAGGGTAGTGTAGGTGGATTTAAAGAAATTATCATTCTTATAAAAGGAAATGGGGCTTATTCGAGACTAAAATACGAGGGTGGGACACATAGAGTTCAAAGAGTACCTGAAACAGAATCTCAAGGTAGAGTTCATACTTCAGCTATAACGGTTGCTATTATGCCCGAAGTTGATGATGTAGAAATTCAAATCAACCCAAATGATTTGAAAATTGATGTAATGCGAAGTAGTGGACATGGTGGGCAAAGTGTAAATACTACAGATAGTGCTGTAAGAATCACTCACATACCAACAGGTTTAGTTGTAGTTAATCAAGATGGTAAAAGCCAACACAAAAACAAAGAAAGTGCTATGAAAGTCTTAAAAGCAAGACTTTTTGAAATACAAGAACAAGAACGCTTAGCTAAAGAAAGCGAGGCAAGAAAATCACAAGTTGGAAGTGGCGATAGAAGCGAACGCATAAGAACTTATAATTTTCCACAAAATCGAATTAGCGATCACAGAATCAACCTTACCTTATATAGGCTTGATGCGATTTTAGAAGGTGGGCTTTTTGATGAAATCATAGAACCTTTGATTGCCTACTATCAGGCTGAAGCTTTAAAACAAGAAAATTTATAA
- the rpsT gene encoding 30S ribosomal protein S20, with the protein MANHKSAEKRARQTIKRTERNRFYRTRLKNITKAVREAAANNDKEAAQNALKVANKSIHAMVSRGFLKKQTASRRVSRLALLVNKLA; encoded by the coding sequence ATGGCAAACCATAAATCTGCTGAAAAAAGAGCAAGACAAACTATCAAAAGAACTGAAAGAAATAGATTTTATAGAACAAGATTAAAAAACATTACAAAAGCAGTTCGTGAAGCAGCAGCAAACAACGACAAAGAAGCTGCGCAAAATGCACTAAAAGTAGCCAACAAAAGCATTCACGCTATGGTAAGTCGTGGATTTTTGAAAAAACAAACTGCATCACGCCGTGTAAGCAGGCTAGCGTTACTGGTAAATAAATTAGCATAA
- a CDS encoding pseudouridine synthase — MRINKFISHNSKYSRREADELVKQGLVKINNKIALLSDEVKFDDKVFIKGKILHKKTQFSVIIYHKQKGEIVSKKDDRGRKTIYHSLPKQFSTWLSVGRLDFASEGLLLLTDSPVIADALMHSDLEREYYLKVKGNIDKNVIEAMQNGLEIQNEKKGAHAKTKITSMSFAPFLGFEIFGSSGGYTKLKVIINEGKNRELRRFFGHFDLEVMDLKRVAFGALDLGMLKAGKYRYLENGEYEKLRDFLKTNDIRY, encoded by the coding sequence ATGAGAATTAATAAATTCATCTCACATAATAGCAAATACTCCCGTCGTGAAGCGGATGAGCTTGTCAAACAAGGATTGGTTAAAATAAATAATAAAATAGCCCTTTTAAGTGATGAAGTTAAATTCGATGATAAAGTCTTTATAAAGGGCAAAATTTTACATAAAAAGACACAATTTAGTGTTATTATTTACCATAAACAAAAAGGCGAGATTGTCAGCAAAAAAGACGATAGAGGTAGAAAAACTATATACCATTCTTTACCAAAACAATTTAGCACATGGCTTAGCGTAGGAAGACTTGATTTTGCTAGCGAAGGTTTGCTTTTACTTACTGATTCTCCTGTGATAGCAGATGCACTTATGCATAGTGATTTAGAAAGAGAATACTACTTAAAAGTAAAAGGCAACATAGATAAAAATGTTATCGAAGCAATGCAAAATGGCCTAGAAATTCAAAACGAAAAAAAAGGAGCTCATGCTAAAACAAAAATCACTTCTATGAGTTTTGCTCCTTTTTTAGGCTTTGAAATTTTTGGCTCAAGCGGAGGTTATACTAAACTAAAAGTTATCATTAACGAAGGAAAAAATAGAGAGCTAAGACGCTTTTTTGGACATTTTGATTTGGAAGTGATGGATCTTAAACGCGTAGCTTTTGGAGCTTTGGATCTTGGTATGTTAAAAGCGGGAAAGTATCGTTATCTAGAAAATGGAGAATATGAAAAATTGCGTGATTTTTTAAAAACAAACGATATTAGGTATTAA